One Methylomarinovum tepidoasis DNA window includes the following coding sequences:
- a CDS encoding class I adenylate cyclase, which yields MNRARAIRLAAPGGEISRRDLNHLIRRFLHFHRQRLQLLADTFSPRQRDALALLPLLLHQHHPALPGYDLGPAPAGIRDYRPDPFMRRAARRHFPGLDHRLRGHSEAPLLALFLMGSVGSIAFSRGSDLDLWICHRGDLESGDLAALQAKCRAIEDWMAGFGLELHCFLVSPEALRRGIPPALSKESAGSTQHILLLEEFYRTAIHLAGQRPLWWLVPPEWEGRYREYADFLLGKRFIDPGGLIDLGGLEQLPTQELVSAGLWHLHKALDAPHKALLKLLLLLDYAADHPQPRWLATTIKAAVYAGPPDPFVLDPYLLLYHRATEAAQRTGSPALVQLARHCFALKIGDAERHPDYRRLTATLVQRGELSPPRRRGTLAITQALEEWQALTDALENAYATIRHLAGEPDSSTADMQRLTRRLQAVLGSRPGKVPVIRLQATPEPWLQLSRDPETERWQIALPGKSPTPLHQADTLLGALAWSWVNRLAVPATRWQLPPGTPVTAAELAALNRELRRFLQAAGEPELDAFARPARLQRALLAANPGRPTRPRRGDFEIASARFDPLDYGAERRSLLQTVEILTLNTWGEWESQRYQGLEGWFDALCHLYQQGGEALTLQSFCFSAPTLARRMTACYRQLTEALPAGHPAELTAAGRVYHFRQRRGRLVWYPLD from the coding sequence TTGAACCGGGCACGCGCCATCCGTCTGGCGGCGCCGGGCGGAGAGATCAGCCGCCGCGATCTCAACCACCTGATTCGGCGCTTCCTCCATTTCCACCGCCAGCGACTGCAGCTGCTGGCGGATACCTTCAGCCCCCGCCAGCGCGACGCCCTGGCGCTGCTGCCGCTGCTGCTGCACCAGCACCATCCCGCCCTGCCCGGCTACGATCTCGGCCCCGCTCCCGCCGGCATCCGCGACTATCGTCCCGATCCCTTCATGCGCCGGGCGGCCAGACGCCACTTCCCCGGCCTCGACCACCGCCTCCGCGGCCATTCCGAAGCCCCGCTGCTGGCGCTGTTTCTGATGGGCAGCGTCGGCAGCATCGCGTTTTCCCGCGGCAGCGACCTGGATCTGTGGATCTGCCACCGCGGCGACCTGGAGTCCGGCGATCTGGCGGCCCTGCAGGCCAAATGCCGCGCCATCGAGGACTGGATGGCCGGTTTCGGGCTGGAGCTGCACTGTTTCCTGGTGTCGCCGGAGGCATTGCGCCGGGGGATCCCGCCGGCGCTGTCCAAGGAAAGCGCCGGCAGCACCCAGCACATCCTGCTGCTGGAGGAGTTCTACCGCACCGCCATCCACCTGGCCGGGCAGCGGCCGCTGTGGTGGCTGGTGCCGCCGGAATGGGAAGGACGTTACCGTGAATACGCCGATTTTCTCCTCGGCAAACGCTTCATCGATCCCGGCGGCCTCATCGACCTCGGCGGCCTGGAACAGCTGCCGACGCAGGAACTGGTCAGCGCCGGCCTGTGGCATCTGCACAAAGCCCTCGACGCCCCGCACAAGGCCCTGCTCAAACTGCTGCTGCTGCTCGATTACGCCGCCGACCACCCTCAACCGCGCTGGCTCGCCACCACCATCAAGGCCGCAGTGTACGCCGGCCCCCCCGATCCTTTCGTCCTCGATCCGTATCTGCTGCTGTACCACCGCGCCACCGAGGCCGCCCAGCGGACGGGATCACCGGCACTGGTGCAGCTCGCCCGCCATTGCTTCGCGCTCAAGATCGGCGACGCCGAACGGCATCCGGACTACCGCCGCCTGACGGCCACTCTGGTACAACGCGGCGAACTGTCGCCACCCCGACGCCGCGGCACACTGGCGATCACCCAGGCGCTGGAGGAATGGCAGGCGCTGACCGACGCCCTGGAGAATGCCTACGCCACGATCCGCCACCTCGCCGGTGAACCGGACTCCTCCACGGCGGACATGCAGCGGCTCACCCGGCGCCTCCAGGCGGTGCTCGGCAGCCGCCCGGGCAAGGTTCCGGTCATCCGACTCCAGGCAACCCCGGAGCCGTGGCTGCAACTGTCCCGGGATCCGGAAACCGAACGGTGGCAGATCGCCCTTCCCGGCAAATCACCGACGCCGTTGCATCAGGCCGACACCCTGCTCGGCGCCCTGGCCTGGAGCTGGGTCAACCGGCTCGCCGTCCCCGCCACCCGCTGGCAGCTGCCGCCCGGGACCCCCGTGACGGCGGCGGAACTGGCCGCCCTCAACCGCGAACTCCGGCGTTTTCTCCAGGCCGCCGGGGAACCGGAACTGGACGCTTTCGCACGGCCGGCAAGATTGCAGCGGGCCTTGCTGGCCGCCAATCCGGGTCGCCCCACCCGTCCCCGGCGCGGGGATTTCGAAATCGCCAGCGCCCGCTTCGATCCGCTCGACTACGGCGCCGAACGCCGCAGTCTGCTCCAAACCGTGGAAATCCTCACCCTCAACACCTGGGGGGAATGGGAAAGCCAGCGCTATCAGGGGCTGGAAGGCTGGTTCGACGCCCTCTGCCACCTGTATCAACAGGGTGGGGAGGCGCTGACGTTGCAATCCTTCTGCTTTTCCGCCCCGACGCTGGCCCGGCGGATGACGGCGTGCTACCGGCAGCTGACGGAGGCGCTGCCGGCCGGACACCCCGCCGAGCTCACCGCCGCCGGCCGGGTTTACCACTTTCGGCAGCGTCGGGGACGTCTGGTCTGGTACCCGCTGGACTAA
- a CDS encoding 6-pyruvoyl trahydropterin synthase family protein, which translates to MGYSVTKEIRFCYGHRLMNHPGRCRHLHGHSVRAAVTVSAAALDAQGMVCDFADLKRAVAGYVKETLDHNLLLHEADPLVPLLRDAGERFLTLAEHPTAEVLARLIFEHVEAQGYPVTEVALWETDTSCARYRR; encoded by the coding sequence GTGGGTTATTCGGTCACCAAGGAAATCCGGTTCTGTTACGGACACCGGCTCATGAACCATCCGGGCAGGTGCCGCCATCTGCACGGCCACAGCGTGCGGGCGGCGGTGACGGTGTCCGCCGCCGCGCTGGACGCGCAGGGGATGGTGTGCGATTTCGCCGATCTGAAACGGGCGGTCGCCGGGTACGTCAAGGAAACCCTGGATCACAACCTGCTGCTCCATGAGGCCGATCCGCTGGTGCCGCTGCTGCGGGACGCCGGCGAGCGCTTTCTGACGCTGGCCGAACATCCGACCGCGGAGGTGCTGGCGCGCCTGATCTTCGAACACGTCGAGGCGCAGGGCTATCCGGTCACGGAAGTCGCACTGTGGGAAACCGACACCAGCTGCGCGCGTTACCGGCGCTGA
- a CDS encoding DUF1249 domain-containing protein, which produces MPNLKPIHPLRTLQELCESNYRKLRRLIPGLRQLESGAVAFPNGQPALHVRLLEKAPFTLTLELSYCFDHGPQPLFEPALRLRVYLDAGMVEVLEDAERPPLRIRGPVDRQVLEHKWQMNYFLDKWLDHCLQRGYRFSADDRPEAATANL; this is translated from the coding sequence ATGCCCAACCTGAAGCCCATCCATCCGCTCCGCACCCTGCAGGAGCTGTGCGAGTCGAACTACCGCAAGCTGCGCCGCCTCATTCCCGGCCTGCGGCAGTTGGAAAGCGGGGCGGTCGCCTTCCCGAACGGTCAGCCGGCGTTGCACGTCAGGCTGTTGGAGAAGGCGCCTTTCACCCTGACCCTGGAGCTGAGCTACTGTTTCGATCACGGGCCGCAGCCGCTGTTCGAGCCGGCCCTCAGGCTGCGGGTCTATCTCGATGCCGGCATGGTGGAGGTGCTGGAAGATGCCGAACGCCCGCCGCTGCGGATCCGGGGGCCGGTGGACCGGCAGGTGCTCGAGCACAAGTGGCAGATGAACTATTTCCTCGACAAGTGGCTGGACCATTGCCTCCAGCGCGGGTATCGTTTTAGCGCCGACGACCGCCCCGAAGCGGCCACCGCCAATCTTTAG
- a CDS encoding GGDEF domain-containing protein: MIVTQDDLSVALDKAPLAVLIVQRNRIAWLNQTLADLAGLPKGEFIGRPLADTPLSLWREDLVEVATPDGVRWFQRQSVHALPEGEAHYFADVTEQRHMIDDLEALQQRLETLETRDPVTGLQNRRAILRELDRQISRSRRYENPLSVIRLSLEIDSDETRRRELMRALSQALKDKLRWADEIGLLDDDTFLLVLPETGLEDARELAVKLLSDRAAFQLQDGEGKIRYGVAAWNKGDDLGKLLKRVSQDQEIDLSALLS, encoded by the coding sequence ATGATCGTCACGCAAGATGACCTGAGCGTCGCGCTCGACAAGGCCCCCCTGGCCGTCCTCATCGTCCAGCGGAACCGGATCGCTTGGCTCAACCAGACCCTGGCCGATCTGGCCGGCCTTCCCAAAGGGGAATTCATCGGCCGCCCTCTGGCGGACACACCGCTAAGCCTGTGGCGCGAGGATCTGGTGGAGGTCGCCACGCCCGACGGGGTTCGCTGGTTCCAGCGCCAGTCCGTCCATGCGCTTCCCGAAGGGGAGGCCCATTATTTCGCCGACGTCACCGAGCAACGGCACATGATCGACGACCTCGAGGCGCTACAGCAGCGCCTCGAAACCCTGGAGACCCGCGACCCGGTCACCGGGCTGCAGAACCGCCGCGCCATCCTGCGGGAGCTGGACCGTCAGATCAGCCGCAGCCGTCGTTACGAGAACCCGCTGTCGGTCATCCGCCTCAGCCTCGAAATCGACAGCGACGAGACCCGGCGCCGGGAACTGATGCGGGCGCTGAGCCAGGCGCTCAAGGACAAACTGCGCTGGGCCGACGAAATCGGCCTCCTGGACGACGACACCTTCCTGCTGGTATTGCCGGAGACCGGCCTGGAGGATGCCCGCGAGCTGGCGGTCAAGCTCCTCAGCGACCGCGCCGCCTTCCAGCTCCAGGACGGCGAAGGCAAGATCCGCTACGGCGTCGCCGCCTGGAACAAGGGAGACGATCTGGGCAAACTGCTCAAGCGGGTATCCCAGGACCAGGAAATCGACCTCAGCGCCTTGCTGTCCTGA
- a CDS encoding NUDIX domain-containing protein, which translates to MRYEYEILEEEVAYRGFFNLLRLKLRHRLFRGGWSRVLVRELFQRGNCVAVLPYDPRRDEVLLIEQFRVGPLKNGDPAWMLEIVAGAIEPGETPEEVAWRELQEECGCRARAMTPVTEFYTSPGGSSEKITLFWADVETEGAGGIHGLRCEDEDIRVHVLPFAAACAKVEGGEIDSAIPILALQWLALHREQLRPLSNPPGDRP; encoded by the coding sequence ATGCGTTACGAATACGAGATCCTGGAAGAGGAAGTGGCCTACCGCGGTTTTTTCAACCTGCTGCGGCTGAAACTGCGCCACCGGCTGTTCCGCGGCGGCTGGAGCCGGGTGCTGGTGCGGGAACTGTTCCAGCGCGGCAATTGCGTCGCCGTGTTGCCCTACGACCCCCGCCGCGACGAAGTGCTCCTGATCGAACAGTTCCGGGTCGGGCCGCTGAAAAACGGCGATCCCGCCTGGATGCTGGAGATCGTCGCCGGCGCCATCGAACCCGGGGAAACCCCGGAAGAAGTGGCCTGGCGCGAGCTGCAGGAAGAATGCGGCTGCCGGGCGCGCGCCATGACCCCCGTCACCGAGTTCTACACCAGCCCCGGCGGCTCCTCGGAGAAGATCACCCTGTTCTGGGCCGACGTCGAAACCGAAGGGGCGGGCGGCATTCACGGCCTGCGCTGTGAGGACGAGGACATCCGCGTCCACGTGCTGCCGTTCGCTGCCGCCTGCGCCAAGGTGGAAGGCGGCGAGATCGACTCGGCCATTCCCATCCTCGCCCTCCAGTGGCTGGCCCTGCACCGGGAGCAGCTGCGCCCCCTCAGCAACCCGCCGGGGGATCGACCCTGA
- a CDS encoding EAL domain-containing protein, translating to MSPSFSVAASHLQAILESLTRFQRDYGGLIEQLESTQRERLHTIQETFLKHLLNGVRVDGDALARVFLDLALPFDLLLGSLNHLKAEVLRYETVAGRQVEHDEALQAFGAINQIFSLARNQAAEVYLRVEVRRPLLLEKAQMRSKMLIRLCFDWLAQINDAILNDLTAFPLTPAKDSPFAKALYYPESLLICLDMKVCDQLQERHRLLLQNAAILYAMLTDRRFEAAYLLYREIRRQLAELLDLLGVLYFESQTNRVQTFFKFLQGLLFLPRAKYLGVINLKELTRINQVYGIEAGDRCITLLEQCLNQVFERHAAWMVFTRGIAGDFYLACYGADGRQVGALLAEIEDCLKQCSEALPYQVSLRSVAIRFDELKEMTTENMHLVIRYLSQLARRHHNQVLESFQDQSAMWDWVRAQYRQTLDIRSRLQASELEIFVQPLMSLETWGELHAFEVLGRFREGDGYLSAGLFIDTLVEMGLVQTFDHLVLQRIIAQRETLAQLTRRLFINVSAASLEDESYLKALKAALQGPLAGFEVVLELTEQVLLENLELICCLHHRYDMIFASDDFGSGYSSLQTVIELALGGGLRYLKIDGSLIRQLGENPASERIVRIVHQMAQELELKTVAEYVETQTQLDSLRQVAVDFGQGYLLGVPDRVEVWLSKRAYLQSRSQTEAPPVLFS from the coding sequence ATGTCTCCATCCTTTTCCGTGGCGGCCTCCCATCTGCAGGCGATTCTGGAAAGTCTGACCCGATTTCAGCGCGATTACGGGGGCCTGATCGAGCAGCTCGAATCCACACAACGAGAGCGCCTGCACACCATCCAAGAAACCTTTTTGAAGCATTTGCTCAACGGCGTCAGGGTTGACGGTGACGCGTTGGCTCGGGTGTTTCTGGATTTGGCACTGCCCTTCGATTTGCTGCTGGGCAGTCTCAACCATCTGAAGGCAGAAGTGCTCCGCTATGAAACGGTGGCGGGCCGGCAAGTGGAGCATGACGAGGCGCTGCAAGCCTTCGGTGCCATCAATCAAATTTTTTCCCTTGCCCGGAACCAGGCCGCAGAGGTCTATCTGCGGGTGGAGGTGCGTCGCCCGCTGTTGCTTGAGAAAGCCCAGATGCGGAGCAAAATGCTGATCCGTCTCTGTTTCGATTGGCTGGCGCAGATCAACGATGCCATTTTGAATGATTTGACGGCTTTCCCCCTCACGCCGGCCAAGGACAGTCCGTTTGCGAAAGCCCTCTACTATCCCGAGAGCCTGCTCATCTGTTTGGACATGAAAGTCTGCGACCAGCTGCAGGAGCGCCATCGCCTGTTGCTGCAGAATGCGGCCATTCTCTATGCCATGTTGACGGATCGGCGTTTCGAAGCGGCTTATCTGCTCTATCGGGAGATTCGTCGGCAACTGGCCGAGTTGCTGGATTTGCTGGGGGTGCTTTATTTCGAGAGCCAGACCAACCGGGTTCAAACGTTCTTCAAATTTCTCCAGGGGTTATTGTTTCTGCCCCGTGCCAAGTATCTCGGGGTCATCAATCTGAAGGAACTGACACGTATCAATCAGGTTTATGGTATCGAGGCCGGGGACCGGTGTATTACCCTGCTGGAACAGTGTCTGAACCAGGTGTTCGAGCGTCACGCTGCCTGGATGGTGTTCACTCGGGGGATTGCCGGGGATTTCTATCTGGCCTGTTATGGGGCTGACGGCCGGCAGGTCGGAGCGCTGCTGGCCGAGATCGAAGACTGTCTGAAACAGTGCAGCGAGGCGTTGCCGTATCAGGTTTCTCTGCGTTCGGTGGCCATCCGCTTCGACGAGCTCAAAGAAATGACCACCGAGAACATGCACCTGGTCATCCGTTATCTTTCCCAGCTGGCCCGCCGGCATCACAATCAGGTGCTGGAATCCTTTCAGGATCAAAGCGCTATGTGGGACTGGGTGCGAGCGCAATATCGGCAAACGCTGGATATCCGCAGTCGTCTGCAAGCATCGGAACTGGAAATCTTCGTACAGCCATTGATGTCCCTGGAGACATGGGGGGAGCTCCATGCCTTCGAGGTGCTGGGAAGATTCCGTGAGGGCGATGGTTACCTATCCGCCGGTCTGTTCATCGATACCCTGGTCGAAATGGGGTTGGTGCAGACATTCGACCACCTCGTTCTGCAGCGGATCATCGCGCAGCGGGAGACTCTGGCGCAGCTGACCCGCCGCCTCTTCATCAACGTCTCGGCCGCCAGTCTGGAGGACGAATCCTATCTGAAGGCGCTGAAAGCCGCTCTCCAGGGCCCTCTGGCAGGATTCGAGGTCGTGTTGGAGCTGACCGAGCAGGTATTGTTGGAAAATCTTGAGCTGATATGTTGTCTCCATCACCGCTATGACATGATCTTCGCCAGCGACGATTTCGGCAGTGGCTATTCCTCCCTGCAGACGGTCATTGAGCTGGCCCTGGGGGGCGGGTTGCGCTATCTCAAGATCGACGGTTCCCTGATCCGTCAGCTGGGAGAGAACCCCGCCAGCGAGCGCATCGTCCGCATCGTGCACCAGATGGCCCAGGAGCTGGAACTCAAAACTGTGGCCGAATACGTCGAAACCCAGACTCAGCTGGATAGCCTGCGCCAGGTGGCGGTCGACTTCGGCCAGGGGTATTTGCTGGGGGTGCCGGATCGGGTCGAAGTCTGGCTTAGCAAGCGGGCCTACCTTCAGAGCCGGTCTCAAACCGAGGCTCCCCCGGTACTGTTCAGCTGA
- a CDS encoding response regulator transcription factor gives MRILIVEDEAPLLAQLRDFFAAKGYAVDAAANAREGQYLGEEYPIDVAIVDLGLPDFSGLELIRRWRASGCDFPILILTARGRWQEKVEGLEAGADDYLVKPFHFEELWARINALIRRAAGQARPQVKHGPITLDTAAQTVARDGEPVALTAFEYKVLEYLMLHPGKVISKTELTEHLYDQDFERDSNVLEVFIGRLRRKLDPDGALQPIETLRGRGYRWTLAERR, from the coding sequence ATGCGCATTCTCATCGTCGAAGACGAAGCGCCGCTGCTGGCGCAGCTGCGGGACTTTTTCGCCGCCAAGGGCTATGCGGTCGATGCCGCCGCCAACGCCCGGGAAGGCCAGTATCTGGGGGAGGAGTATCCCATCGACGTCGCCATCGTCGACCTGGGGCTGCCGGACTTTTCCGGCCTCGAGCTGATCCGCAGGTGGCGTGCCTCCGGGTGCGATTTCCCCATCCTGATCCTCACCGCCCGGGGACGCTGGCAGGAGAAGGTGGAGGGACTGGAGGCGGGGGCCGACGATTACCTGGTCAAACCGTTTCACTTCGAGGAGCTGTGGGCCCGCATCAACGCTCTCATCCGCCGCGCCGCAGGCCAGGCCCGGCCGCAGGTAAAGCACGGCCCCATCACCCTCGACACCGCCGCCCAGACCGTCGCCCGCGACGGCGAGCCGGTCGCCCTGACCGCCTTCGAATACAAGGTGCTGGAATATCTGATGCTGCATCCGGGCAAGGTGATCTCCAAGACGGAGCTGACCGAGCATCTCTACGACCAGGACTTCGAACGCGACAGCAACGTGCTGGAGGTCTTCATCGGCCGGCTGCGGCGCAAGCTCGATCCCGACGGCGCCCTCCAGCCCATCGAAACCTTGCGCGGCCGCGGCTACCGCTGGACGCTCGCCGAACGCCGATGA
- a CDS encoding PilZ domain-containing protein: MLDHGERRRFIRMEARCKMRCRIPQSDEEFTATCHNLSGAGVMFTTDRPVEVGKALEIRIEPESAVTPPLEAFVEVLRVEKRDGEYAVAAEIKGIKG, from the coding sequence ATGCTCGACCACGGAGAAAGACGCCGGTTTATCCGCATGGAAGCCCGGTGTAAAATGCGTTGCCGGATTCCTCAAAGCGACGAGGAATTCACCGCCACCTGCCACAATCTCAGCGGCGCGGGGGTGATGTTCACCACCGACCGTCCCGTCGAAGTCGGCAAAGCGCTGGAAATCCGCATCGAACCGGAAAGTGCGGTGACGCCGCCGCTGGAGGCGTTCGTGGAGGTGCTGCGGGTGGAGAAGCGCGACGGCGAATACGCGGTGGCGGCGGAAATCAAAGGCATCAAGGGCTGA
- a CDS encoding alpha/beta hydrolase — MQDSSLEAVVVETGPDPDACIVWLHGLGADGHDFEPIAAELNLPGAVRFIFPHAPVRPVTINGGMAMRAWYDIASPDLRRRVDAAGIRQSQASIDRLLDSQIAAGVPPGRIVLGGFSQGGVIALETGVRRRPPLAGIVALSTYVALADEFPPAPPDAAPILMMHGSLDSIVPLALAEDSRRLLEALGYPVEWHVFPMAHAVCTEELAILRRWLLARFGWR, encoded by the coding sequence ATGCAAGATTCTTCCCTGGAAGCGGTCGTGGTGGAAACCGGTCCCGATCCCGACGCCTGTATCGTCTGGCTGCACGGGCTGGGGGCCGACGGCCACGACTTCGAGCCCATCGCCGCGGAGCTGAACCTGCCCGGGGCGGTACGTTTCATCTTTCCCCATGCGCCGGTGCGGCCGGTGACCATCAACGGCGGCATGGCGATGCGGGCCTGGTACGACATCGCCAGCCCCGACCTGCGCCGCCGGGTGGACGCGGCGGGCATCCGCCAGTCCCAGGCGTCGATCGACCGCCTGCTCGACAGCCAGATCGCCGCCGGCGTTCCGCCGGGGCGGATCGTCCTCGGCGGTTTCTCTCAGGGCGGGGTGATCGCCCTGGAGACCGGGGTGCGCCGCCGCCCGCCCCTGGCGGGCATCGTCGCCCTGTCCACCTACGTCGCCCTGGCGGACGAATTCCCCCCGGCGCCGCCGGATGCGGCCCCCATCCTGATGATGCACGGCAGCCTCGATTCCATCGTGCCGCTGGCCTTGGCGGAGGACAGCCGCCGCCTGCTGGAGGCGCTGGGTTATCCGGTGGAATGGCACGTCTTCCCCATGGCCCATGCGGTCTGCACCGAGGAGCTCGCCATCCTGCGCCGCTGGCTGTTGGCGCGCTTCGGCTGGCGTTAG
- a CDS encoding ATP-binding protein, with protein MTLSLHARLGIAAGAILIAFLGLAGVALERAFREAAAKATEERLQAYIYTLLATFEIDPGGRVTMETRRLDRRFSTPGSGLYGFIFLYDEVLWQSPSALGISVPSVRLDSGRRFFTRLDGNPSLWVLYHGITWETERGHPVPLVIAVATDAATLVAEVNDFRRTLWVWLGGLGGLLLGTQIAILRWSLKPLRTIAGDLSAIEAGRKQRLEGHYPRELQRLATNLNALLHSERAHLTRYRNTLADLAHSLKTPLAVLRGLEREVLPADVRRTLTDQVARMQHLVDYQLQKAAAQGAASPLRSVRLRPVLERIGASLDKVYRDKGVTLALDCDTELRLPLDEGDLYELLGNLLDNAYKWCRRRVRVGAEATGGEIRLRIQDDGPGIPEDLRQTVLERGVRADQSTHGHGIGLAVVNELVRLHGGTLRYHDSPWGGAGWEIRLPVSS; from the coding sequence ATGACCCTGTCGCTGCACGCCCGCCTCGGCATCGCCGCCGGGGCAATCCTGATCGCGTTCCTGGGGCTGGCCGGCGTCGCCCTGGAGCGCGCCTTCCGGGAAGCCGCCGCGAAGGCCACCGAAGAACGCCTGCAGGCCTACATCTACACCCTGCTGGCCACCTTCGAGATCGACCCAGGCGGCCGGGTGACCATGGAAACCCGCCGCCTCGACCGGCGTTTTTCCACTCCCGGCTCCGGACTCTACGGCTTCATCTTCCTGTACGACGAGGTGCTGTGGCAGTCCCCCTCCGCCCTGGGGATCTCCGTGCCTTCCGTCCGCCTCGACAGCGGGCGGCGTTTCTTCACCCGTCTGGATGGCAATCCGTCCCTGTGGGTGCTGTATCACGGCATCACCTGGGAAACCGAGCGCGGCCATCCGGTTCCCCTGGTGATCGCCGTGGCCACCGATGCCGCCACCCTGGTCGCCGAGGTCAACGATTTCCGCCGCACCCTCTGGGTCTGGCTGGGCGGGCTGGGCGGGCTGCTGCTGGGAACGCAGATCGCCATCCTGCGCTGGAGCCTGAAACCCCTGCGCACCATCGCCGGTGACCTGAGCGCCATCGAGGCCGGCCGCAAGCAACGTCTGGAAGGCCACTACCCCCGGGAGCTGCAACGCCTGGCCACCAACCTCAACGCCCTGCTCCACAGCGAACGCGCCCATCTGACCCGCTACCGCAACACCCTCGCCGACCTCGCCCACAGCCTCAAAACCCCGCTGGCCGTCCTCCGCGGCCTGGAGCGCGAGGTGCTGCCGGCGGACGTCCGCCGCACCCTCACCGACCAGGTGGCGCGGATGCAGCACTTGGTGGACTATCAGCTGCAGAAAGCGGCCGCCCAGGGCGCCGCCTCTCCGCTGCGATCGGTGCGGCTGCGTCCCGTGCTGGAACGGATCGGCGCCAGTCTGGACAAGGTCTATCGCGACAAGGGCGTGACCCTGGCGCTGGACTGTGACACCGAACTCCGCCTCCCGCTGGACGAGGGCGATCTGTACGAGCTGCTGGGCAACCTGCTCGACAACGCCTACAAATGGTGCCGCCGCCGAGTGCGGGTCGGGGCGGAAGCCACCGGCGGGGAGATCCGTCTGCGCATCCAGGACGACGGCCCCGGCATTCCTGAAGATCTACGTCAGACGGTGCTCGAACGGGGCGTGCGCGCCGACCAATCCACCCACGGCCACGGCATTGGCCTGGCGGTGGTCAACGAACTGGTGCGCCTCCACGGCGGCACCCTGCGCTACCATGACAGCCCCTGGGGCGGGGCCGGCTGGGAAATCCGGTTGCCGGTTTCAAGCTGA
- a CDS encoding TRAP transporter substrate-binding protein has protein sequence MQRRRFLHRLGTGALAAGATLATPSVALAKKTFRWKMVTAWPKNFPGLGTGANRLAERITAMSGGRIRVKVYGAGELVPAFEVFDAVSRGTAQMGHAGAYYWKGKGEVFQFFSAVPFGFTPQEVNAWLYYGGGMELWRELYANFGLVPTAAGNTGTQMAGWFRKEIKSLDDLKGLKMRIPGLGGEVLKRAGGTPVNIPGGELFTALQSGTIDATEWVGPYNDLAFGLYKAAKYYYYPGWHEPGSVIECFINKAAFEALPKDLRQIVLAACQAANLDMLAEMTARNQQALETLVQEHGVQVKALPDEVLRTLHRLADQVVEEIAAGDPFARKVYDSYRSFHRQVSAWSGIAEYAFMRARSL, from the coding sequence ATGCAGCGACGTCGTTTTCTGCACCGACTGGGAACCGGCGCCCTGGCCGCCGGAGCGACCCTGGCCACCCCCTCGGTGGCGCTGGCGAAAAAGACCTTCCGCTGGAAGATGGTCACCGCCTGGCCCAAGAATTTCCCCGGTTTGGGGACCGGCGCCAATCGCCTGGCGGAACGCATCACCGCCATGAGCGGCGGCCGCATCCGGGTCAAGGTCTACGGCGCCGGCGAGCTGGTGCCGGCTTTCGAGGTCTTCGACGCGGTTTCCCGCGGCACCGCCCAGATGGGCCACGCCGGCGCCTATTACTGGAAGGGCAAGGGGGAGGTGTTCCAGTTCTTCTCCGCGGTGCCGTTCGGCTTCACCCCCCAGGAGGTCAACGCCTGGCTCTATTACGGCGGCGGCATGGAACTGTGGCGCGAGCTGTACGCCAACTTCGGCCTGGTGCCCACCGCCGCCGGCAACACCGGCACTCAGATGGCAGGCTGGTTCCGCAAGGAAATCAAATCCCTCGACGACCTCAAGGGACTGAAGATGCGGATTCCGGGCCTGGGGGGCGAGGTGCTCAAGCGTGCCGGCGGCACGCCGGTCAACATTCCCGGCGGCGAGCTGTTCACCGCCTTGCAGTCGGGCACCATCGACGCCACCGAATGGGTCGGCCCCTACAACGATTTGGCCTTCGGGCTCTACAAGGCGGCCAAGTACTACTACTATCCCGGCTGGCACGAGCCCGGTTCGGTGATCGAGTGCTTCATCAACAAGGCCGCGTTCGAAGCGCTGCCCAAGGATCTGCGCCAGATCGTGCTGGCCGCCTGTCAGGCCGCCAACCTCGACATGCTGGCGGAGATGACCGCCCGTAACCAGCAGGCGTTGGAGACCCTGGTGCAGGAACACGGAGTCCAGGTGAAGGCGCTGCCGGACGAGGTGCTCAGGACCCTGCACCGGTTGGCGGATCAGGTGGTGGAGGAAATCGCCGCCGGCGACCCCTTCGCCCGTAAGGTGTACGATTCCTACCGCAGCTTCCACCGCCAGGTATCGGCGTGGTCGGGCATCGCCGAATACGCCTTCATGCGGGCGCGCAGCCTATAG